The nucleotide sequence CTTCCCCAAAGAAGAAGTCATGCGCTTCATCGACCTGGCGGCGCGCTTCAAATACAACACGCTCCACATCCATTTGACCGACGACCAGGGTTGGCGCATCCAGATCGACCAGTACCCGAGGCTGACGCAGATCGGCGGCTGCCGTGAGGCAACTTGGAACTTCGAACACGGCAAACGCTTCAGCCCGAGCGACCTGAACAGGACCCGATACTGCGGTTTCTTCACGAAGAGCGACATCCGCGAGATCGTGAGCTTTGCGCAACAGCGCTACGTACAGCTCGTGCCCGAGATCGACATGCCGGGACACATGGTGGCCCTTTTGGCTGCGTACCCGGAACGCGGGCACAATCCGGCCAGCCCACCCCCTGTGCGCACCTTCCCGGGAGTTTCCACCACGATCATCAATCTGGAGCAGCAGACTTTCACCTTCCTTGAAAACGTGCTTCGCGAGCTGTTCGAGCTCTTCCCCGGTGCATACGTCCACCTCGGCGGGGATGAAGTTCCCAAGCAAGAATGGGTGAATAGTCCGGTCGCGCAGATGCGGATGCAGCAGCTGGGCATCCCGATCGTCAACGACCCCAAGGATGCTGGTTGGCACAGGCTTCAGGCCTGGTTCACCGAACGCATGAATGACTTCGTCCGCGCCAGCGGCCGCATACCCGGCGAATGGGACGAGGTCCTCGATGGCATCGAGAACCAGCCAGGTGGAGCAAACTTCGGTAAGCGAGTCGTTTTCGCCTGGCGCGGAGACAGCAGGGGCTCGACCCGGAAGGCTGCCCAGCTGGGTATCGACGTGGTCGTCTGCCCCAATTCGACCTATTACTTCGACCACTATCAGACGCCCCACAAGCCCGGTGATCCCTGGTCCATTGGCGGCCTCAGCACGCTGCGCGAAGTCTACGACCACGACCCGCTTCCAGGGGGCCTCACGCCGGCACAATTGCACCACGTGCTGGGCGTGCAAGGAAACCTCTGGACCGAGTACATTCCCGACCGGAATCAGCTCGATTACCAGACGTATCCGAGGGCGCTTGCGTTGGCGGAAACGGGCTGGACGGAACAAGCACACAGGAACTGGCAGGACTTCCTCGTGCGCCTGCCTGCACGAAAAGCGCAGCTTGCCGCGCTTCAGGTGAGCTACTTCGACGAGCCCCCAGGCTTTGCTTGGAGCTTGCCGGGCCAAACCGTGTTCCGCATCGATGTGAGCACCGCGATCCAGCACAGCGGCACGTACACGGCTACCTTCGCATACGAGCGGGGCGCTCACGCTTTGGAGATCGACTGGGTCGCCCTGGAACAAGATGGAGTCGAAGTGGATCGCGATACCCACTACGGAAGGACCGGCGCGCGCACGGAAAACAACGTGTATGCACTTCGCCTATTCAATCACCGCCCTGGCGCCGC is from Pseudomonadota bacterium and encodes:
- a CDS encoding beta-N-acetylhexosaminidase, with the translated sequence MTTCPGTFLLAPVSQVLVGGDFAQSQPVADYLAWEFRRTTGYMLPVAPAPGPQLPPYSVLVTTEGADPTLGPEGYLLDVSEQHVVLRATHPQGLFYAVQSLRQLLPAAIDAAQVSVLPAWPIPCVSVRDKPRFAWRGLMLDVSRHFFPKEEVMRFIDLAARFKYNTLHIHLTDDQGWRIQIDQYPRLTQIGGCREATWNFEHGKRFSPSDLNRTRYCGFFTKSDIREIVSFAQQRYVQLVPEIDMPGHMVALLAAYPERGHNPASPPPVRTFPGVSTTIINLEQQTFTFLENVLRELFELFPGAYVHLGGDEVPKQEWVNSPVAQMRMQQLGIPIVNDPKDAGWHRLQAWFTERMNDFVRASGRIPGEWDEVLDGIENQPGGANFGKRVVFAWRGDSRGSTRKAAQLGIDVVVCPNSTYYFDHYQTPHKPGDPWSIGGLSTLREVYDHDPLPGGLTPAQLHHVLGVQGNLWTEYIPDRNQLDYQTYPRALALAETGWTEQAHRNWQDFLVRLPARKAQLAALQVSYFDEPPGFAWSLPGQTVFRIDVSTAIQHSGTYTATFAYERGAHALEIDWVALEQDGVEVDRDTHYGRTGARTENNVYALRLFNHRPGAAYTIVAQVRGDGGSDSHGSLYIRLAP